The nucleotide sequence CAAGCCATAGTATTCATTTGTGCTGTATAGATGATTCCTAGGTCCATAATAGACTAGAAAGATTTGTAGAAGTCTTGCTTGTTGCAACTTTAAACCCCTTTGAGTAAATGCTGCacaatttagtttttaataTATGATGAATAATAAAAGAAATCGTGTTTTACTAACTTACCTTTTTAGTATATAGTTTTACAATGTAGTGAAAGCACAAGCTGTTTTCTGGAATAAAAAGAGGTGTGGGGTACAGGGGTTTTTTATTAGCTTAATGCAGTTCTTGGATGAGCTTCTGGTTCTTATTTTAGTTGCGTGAAATTTTTTTGGCAAGCATGCCAATCTTTTCTCCACATTAATTCATTAGCACTTAGACTGATCTTTGTCCTTATCTAATAGTCTGACTGAACAactgtattttaataatgtGACAAGCTGATAAACAATATGCCTTGTTTATGCAATAGACGTCAATCATGTGAATGGCAATaaccattattattttttcaggcTTACTTTCACCAGTACAGGAATTTTGCTAGCTCGATTTTTGTCTGTTAGCTCCCTTATCTTAGTTTTTATTGTAAGAAGAGCCTGCTAACTAAATCCTTGAGGACTATATGTTCACTGATATCTACTTTTGTAACCTAGTGTAATGTGTGGTACTAATCTGATTTGTAAATGAATGTTTGTGAAGTACATCActtagttttgttttgtgtgtttttttatttaggtgAAGGCCAATGACTCTGACATGGGACCCAATGGAGAGGTGACCTACAGCATTCATCAGGCATCACCAGCAGTCCAAAGGCTTCTCAGCATTGACCGTAACACCGGCATCATTTTCGTCAAAGGCACGGTGGATCGTGAAGATTTGAGCATGCTCAAGTTCTACGTCCAAGCAAAAGACAATGGTCCCCAGTCCAAGAGCTCCAAAGCCCTTGTGACTGTCACAGTCAAAGACCAGAATGACAACAGACCTTCAATCAAAATCCGAGGCATTGGGCTTGTGACGCATGAAGATGGCATTGCTAACATATCAGAGGACATGCCAATCGGTACTGCTGTAGCTCTGGTGGAGGTCTCTGACAATGATGAGGGCGAGAATGCTGTTGTGACCTGCGTGGTTGCAGGGGACGTACCATTCCAACTGCGTTCAGCTAGCGAAATGGGTAATGACCGTAAAAGGAAGTACTTCCTCCAGACAACCACACTGCTTGACTACGAAAGGATCAAAGAGTACAGGATTGAAATTGTAGCAGTGGACTCCGGCAACCCTGCACTGTCCAGCACAAACTCCTTGAAAGTGCAAGTGACCGACATGAATGATAACACTCCGGTCTTCTCGCCCACTTTGTACGTGGTGGAATTTGCTGAGGAGAACCAACCAGGTGACAAGGTTCTGGACGTAGTAGCCACAGATGCGGACAGTGGGACTAATGCAGagttgatatacagtattactgGTGGATCGATCCCTGAGGGGCTTTTTGAAATTAACCCCAACACCGGAGAAGTGCGAGTCATGAGCCAGTTGGACCGTGAACAGTTAGATCACTATCAATTTTTGGTTGCAGCAGCTGATAAAGGTGTGCCAAGCTTGAGAGGAACAGCCACCGTTGTTCTTAAGGTGCTAGACAGgaatgacaatgatcctaaatTTATGCTGAACGGCTACAGTTTTTCAGTTCAAGAGAACATGCCGCCTCTTAGTCCTGTCGGAATGGTGACTGTGAACGATTATGACAAAGGTGAGAACGCTCGTGTTCAACTATCTGTGGAACCAGACAACGGCAAGTTCATGATTCAGAATGGAACGAACACAATTCTTTCAACCATTTCCTTTGACAGGGAAAAGGAAAGCACCTACAGTTTCCGACTCAAAGCCGTCGATGGAGGTGACCCGCCACGTTCCTCTTATGTGGGAATCACCATTAATGTGCTTGATGAGAATGATAACGCTCCATACGTTACTAAGCCGTCCAACTCCTCATACAAGTTCTTGAATCCTCGAACGAGCCCAGAAACTCATGTAGAAAGTGTTGAGGCGGAAGACATTGACATTGGGTTAAATTCAGAACTGGAGTTCAGTATTGTAGGGGGAAATCCCCACGGATTGTTCCGCATTTCTGCAGAAGGTGAGGTTACGTTGGCTAAAGAGTTCACATCCAAACACATTGGTCTCCACCGCTTAGTGGTAAAGGTTAAAGACAAAGGCACACCAGCACGTCAAACAACTTCGCTGGTCCACATCTATGTTAATGAGACTATTGGCAACGTATCCCATGTCGAAGGACTTGTTGGACACAGCCTTTACACACCACTTGAAATGGACATCGCCGGAGATCCCGACTATTCTAGGGACTTGCATAGTAACATTCTTTTGGTCGCAATCTTGTGCGCCTTTTTGGTGGTCATTTTGATCATTGTAGTGGCAGTGGTTATCAGGCGTGTAATGCTGAAGGAAAAGAAAAGTGGTTACCAGGCAGGCAAGAAGGAGAGCAAAGACCTATATGCACCTAAACCCGGACCTAAGAGCAACAAGAACAAAAAGGCAAAGAAAAGCAAAGCTCCAAAGCCTGCCAACCCATCTGAAGAGGACGAGGGAGGAAGTCTTCAAAAAGGCTTAAAGTTCAACCTCATGAATGATAGCGTCACCGATAGCCCTAGGATTCACCTGCCGCTCAACTACCCTCCAGGGAGCCCTGACCTGGGACGACACTATCGGTCTAATTCTCCTCTGCCTTCAATTCAGCTTCAACCTCAGTCACCTTCTGCCTCAAAGAAACACCAGGCAGTGCAGGACCTGCCAGCCACCAACACCTTTGTAGGAACCGGGGATAACAACTCCACGGGCTCGGACCAGTATTCGGATTACAGCTACAAGGCCAACCCTCCCAAATATAGCACC is from Triplophysa rosa linkage group LG13, Trosa_1v2, whole genome shotgun sequence and encodes:
- the pcdh1b gene encoding protocadherin-1 isoform X1 is translated as MMCQSTHAMWSQWSAMLLWILLLLCCSVVNSIIYQVTEEQPPNTLIGSLASDQGLPDTGHLYKLEVGAPYLRVDGKTGDIYTTETPIDRETLKDCRNLFEGDPCFLEFEVSITDLMKGTGPRLIEGRIEILDENDNTPQFSSPVLTLSIPENTHVGALFSIPVATDKDSGSNGIADYTLTTGPEAANLFSLQVAQDSDEKLPQLIVLGNLDREQRDSYDLNIKVVDGGSPPRQSSALLRISITDANDNVPKFEKSHYEGELPENSPPGHSVLQVKANDSDMGPNGEVTYSIHQASPAVQRLLSIDRNTGIIFVKGTVDREDLSMLKFYVQAKDNGPQSKSSKALVTVTVKDQNDNRPSIKIRGIGLVTHEDGIANISEDMPIGTAVALVEVSDNDEGENAVVTCVVAGDVPFQLRSASEMGNDRKRKYFLQTTTLLDYERIKEYRIEIVAVDSGNPALSSTNSLKVQVTDMNDNTPVFSPTLYVVEFAEENQPGDKVLDVVATDADSGTNAELIYSITGGSIPEGLFEINPNTGEVRVMSQLDREQLDHYQFLVAAADKGVPSLRGTATVVLKVLDRNDNDPKFMLNGYSFSVQENMPPLSPVGMVTVNDYDKGENARVQLSVEPDNGKFMIQNGTNTILSTISFDREKESTYSFRLKAVDGGDPPRSSYVGITINVLDENDNAPYVTKPSNSSYKFLNPRTSPETHVESVEAEDIDIGLNSELEFSIVGGNPHGLFRISAEGEVTLAKEFTSKHIGLHRLVVKVKDKGTPARQTTSLVHIYVNETIGNVSHVEGLVGHSLYTPLEMDIAGDPDYSRDLHSNILLVAILCAFLVVILIIVVAVVIRRVMLKEKKSGYQAGKKESKDLYAPKPGPKSNKNKKAKKSKAPKPANPSEEDEGGSLQKGLKFNLMNDSVTDSPRIHLPLNYPPGSPDLGRHYRSNSPLPSIQLQPQSPSASKKHQAVQDLPATNTFVGTGDNNSTGSDQYSDYSYKANPPKYSTKQLPHRRVTFSTANQAQDQQDPSQHSYYDSGLEESETPSSKSSSGPRIGPLALPEDHYERTTPEGSIGEMEHPENDLRPLPDVAMTGKCTRECTEYGHSDSCWMPGQPSPDRTKSSKSGPKLSTFVPYQEREGQERLMADSSSKPLGEERSGGGGNKVASIRFLPPYTSAYSTGGDGGKDCPLEEIPLSQTADYAPPTTPSSQGSKREIYL
- the pcdh1b gene encoding protocadherin-1 isoform X2, giving the protein MMCQSTHAMWSQWSAMLLWILLLLCCSVVNSIIYQVTEEQPPNTLIGSLASDQGLPDTGHLYKLEVGAPYLRVDGKTGDIYTTETPIDRETLKDCRNLFEGDPCFLEFEVSITDLMKGTGPRLIEGRIEILDENDNTPQFSSPVLTLSIPENTHVGALFSIPVATDKDSGSNGIADYTLTTGPEAANLFSLQVAQDSDEKLPQLIVLGNLDREQRDSYDLNIKVVDGGSPPRQSSALLRISITDANDNVPKFEKSHYEGELPENSPPGHSVLQVKANDSDMGPNGEVTYSIHQASPAVQRLLSIDRNTGIIFVKGTVDREDLSMLKFYVQAKDNGPQSKSSKALVTVTVKDQNDNRPSIKIRGIGLVTHEDGIANISEDMPIGTAVALVEVSDNDEGENAVVTCVVAGDVPFQLRSASEMGNDRKRKYFLQTTTLLDYERIKEYRIEIVAVDSGNPALSSTNSLKVQVTDMNDNTPVFSPTLYVVEFAEENQPGDKVLDVVATDADSGTNAELIYSITGGSIPEGLFEINPNTGEVRVMSQLDREQLDHYQFLVAAADKGVPSLRGTATVVLKVLDRNDNDPKFMLNGYSFSVQENMPPLSPVGMVTVNDYDKGENARVQLSVEPDNGKFMIQNGTNTILSTISFDREKESTYSFRLKAVDGGDPPRSSYVGITINVLDENDNAPYVTKPSNSSYKFLNPRTSPETHVESVEAEDIDIGLNSELEFSIVGGNPHGLFRISAEGEVTLAKEFTSKHIGLHRLVVKVKDKGTPARQTTSLVHIYVNETIGNVSHVEGLVGHSLYTPLEMDIAGDPDYSRDLHSNILLVAILCAFLVVILIIVVAVVIRRVMLKEKKSGYQAGKKESKDLYAPKPGPKSNKNKKAKKSKAPKPANPSEEDEGGSLQKGLKFNLMNDSVTDSPRIHLPLNYPPGSPDLGRHYRSNSPLPSIQLQPQSPSASKKHQAVQDLPATNTFVGTGDNNSTGSDQYSDYSYKANPPKYSTKQLPHRRVTFSTANQAQDQQDPSQHSYYDSGLEESETPSSKSSSGPRIGPLALPEDHYERTTPEGSIGEMEHPENGAVTGVDQEKGAGQKRLP